The Silene latifolia isolate original U9 population chromosome X, ASM4854445v1, whole genome shotgun sequence genome contains the following window.
CATAATGCTTCTTCCTTGGATAAAACCTCCTTGAGTTACAGAAATTATATGAGGGAGTACCAAAGCAAGTCTTGCACACAGAAGTTTTGAAATGCAtttgtaaaccacattacaacatGCAATGGGCCTGAATTGCATTACAGTCAAAGGATTTGGCACCTTAGGGATTAAAGTAACATTAGTAGCATTCAACTGCTTGAGCATTTTGCCATTCCTAAAAAATTCATGGACTGCAGCACATACATCCCCTCCAACCGTATCCCAACTAGTTTTAAAAAACTGGCTAGAGTAGCCATCTGGTCATGGAGCTTTGTCATCTGGTATACTGAAGATAGTGCCTTTGATTTCTGCATCAGTAACTGGCATTAGTAGCATCTGATGATGTGACTCATCACATTTATTACCTTGCTGCACTACTCTTGGACTGACAGGAGTTGTGGGGTGAGACTGGCCTAACAACTGGGTATAAAATCTTAGAAAGCTCTCCTGAACCCCTTCCTTATCAGAGTGATGGTTTCCCTGTTGGTCTGTTATTTGCACTGTCTGATTTTGTCTCCTCCTAGTCTTCAAGATGCCATGGAAGAAAGAAGTATTTGCATCCCCATCTACACTCCATTTCATCTTTGCCTTTTGTTGCAGGAACTGGGTCTGAGCCTCAGCCAACTGTTGATAACTTTCTCTAGCTTCACACTCCTGTTGAATAAGGCTCAAATCCTGAGGATTCACTCCCAAACTTTGCTGTATTTGATGTAGCTTAGTGAGAGCCACCTCAGCATTATTCTCAATATCTGCAAACCTGGACCTGTTCAGCTGTTTAAGTCCCTGCTTCAGGTTCTTCAATTTCTTAGCTAATTCATACAGCTTAGTTCCAGTGTGCTCACACTTCCAACCAGCTTGAACAGTCTCTTTAAAATTTGGAGCCAGGctccacatattgaaatatttaAATGGTCTGGCTTTCTTTTCATCAGCTACATTAGCCTGTACCACACAAGGAGTGTGGTCAAAGATCCCCTCAGGCAAGAAATGTGCATAAAGGAGAGGGTAATCATTGAGCCATTCCTGGTTCACTAGGAAACGATCCAGTCTGCTATACACTCTGTCAGCTGGGCACTGTTTGTTATTCCATGTGTACAGTGCTCCCATAGCAGGGCTATCTATCACTTCACATTGATGCAAGCATTGCCTGAAATCTTCTGCATCCTGCCGAGAAAAAGATCCTCCCACTCTCTCATCCTCAGTCAACACACAGTTGAAGTCTCCTCCAATGGCCCATGGTCCAGATATGGTATTTGCTAGTCTGCTTAAGTTAGCCCAGAGGGACTGTCTCTCACTGCTGCCATTGAAAGCATAGACCATGGTGACATGAAAACTTGCATTAGTGTTCTTATGATGCACAGTCATATGGATATACTGGGCATCATACTCTATAAAGTCAATATCCCATTCATGCACCTGCCACAGTATCCAGATTCTAGCTCCTTGATGGTATGCTGAGTTTGTGGAAATACTCCAATTACTAAAGGAATTCATGGTTGTGTGCAATTTATTTGGTTTAATTTTAGTCTCtaataaagcaaagaaattaACATTGTTGTTTATTAAAAATCTATgtatgaatccaaggtcttcccagaagcatattaaaggatgcttcaatgtccactatttggaagttaacctttcgttcaatcggccctCTGGCTATGGTAAGGctaactagtcctaccacttttcgtcgtgtaccatcatatgcgcgaacaccttggttggtaggggtccaatccgactctttcatgcctaatttgtatgccatttttaatggtatgacgttgactaccgagccatcatctaccaaagtcattggcataTTCTTTttcaagcaaatgacagtgatgtaaagagccaagttgtgattagTGCCAAAAggtaaatcttcatccgagaaagtaacagggttacttagcttaggtgattcatGGAAGACTAAGTTGAccacgtcatcgggtgtggagttatgtgccacatttagtttggctaaggcttgcagtaaagcttggcgatgtgggaacgagcttgcaactagttgccagactgaaagatcagcctttgtcttctgtagttgcttcagCAAATGGCCGgtagaggtatcttcgttatcatttggcgtgacaacgttggtattggtgattggaccatttgctatgggaccattttgagaaacattttggtatggacgccctgaacgagtaagatggtctacatcttggtcctCGCTATTTTGGACTGTTTCCTCACTAACTttaactaggtagtgttcagtgaggtattcatcctcatcatcgtcggtccatattccattgacagtaACAAGTTCTCTCAATCTCATGATCTCGGCTTCCAATtggatgatttggtcgattagttcatcaaccatggctattacttcttgcattgtagaattttgagagaactttagtggcgcacgttctttgggtgttgcacttggatcacgtagggttgccactacactttctaattctgagacttgcctattcacactctttgcccatgctataaagtcggtgatggtaggggaaatggtagagtagttaccttcttcttctattgcatagatctcatcttcgactggataATTGAGGCGTGAACAAtgtaaggtagattcttcacttataatcatcagaactccaagaggattctgggtattgttaggcttgcctccaggcggtattggtaggcgaccgtcttcaatcatgtcttgaagtacatgtttgagcttgtaacatttttctgtatcgtgtcccttacctctatgatattcgcagtacgaattatcatcccaggacttggatttcttttctggttcaggtgtagggcctatgggttgaagcttaccctgtttcatcaatctcttcagagcattggagtaggtatccccaatatttgtgaactttctttgtgggatactcttctttgatggctaaagaaggttaacctcaccagtcttgctagtagagccgttagaacgacttgttgaaccttgatatccacgacctaccgttttggacaagagccctttacggatgtcatcttcgatccttgttcctagtacggttaagtccatGAAGGTCTTATTGTTTTGGTATCTCAGATGATTTGCGTAAATGggctttaaattgtccacgaatttttccacgagggtagcttcatctgtttgctcgacaagttgggtactaatcatcctccacctacttaggaagtcggtgaagccttctttatcattttgggtaagaacctctatggtgcgcatattgacttggatctcggcattatccgcatgtTGCTTAGTAAAATCGATCGCGGCATCATCCTAAGTGGCAATCTTCTTTTGCTCTAGAGAATAAAACCATtgtttcgggatggtgtcaagagatgaaggaaagatccttaagaacatctcaggtttaatgcctttgatagacatgtaatccttgaaagcacggatgtggttcatagggttttcatgccccttgaatttcgggatatccgtcatgttgaagttggttggccaATTGGAACTCggggcctcatacttgcgattgtatTCCCTATAGATACAATCCGCTTTGAGAt
Protein-coding sequences here:
- the LOC141619171 gene encoding uncharacterized protein LOC141619171, coding for MNSFSNWSISTNSAYHQGARIWILWQVHEWDIDFIEYDAQYIHMTVHHKNTNASFHVTMVYAFNGSSERQSLWANLSRLANTISGPWAIGGDFNCVLTEDERVGGSFSRQDAEDFRQCLHQCEVIDSPAMGALYTWNNKQCPADRVYSRLDRFLVNQEWLNDYPLLYAHFLPEGIFDHTPCVVQANVADEKKARPFKYFNMWSLAPNFKETVQAGWKCEHTGTKLYELAKKLKNLKQGLKQLNRSRFADIENNAEVALTKLHQIQQSLGVNPQDLSLIQQECEARESYQQLAEAQTQFLQQKAKMKWSVDGDANTSFFHGILKTRRRQNQTVQITDQQGNHHSDKEGVQESFLRFYTQLLGQSHPTTPVSPRVVQQGNKCDESHHQMLLMPVTDAEIKGTIFSIPDDKAP